In a single window of the Pirellulales bacterium genome:
- a CDS encoding radical SAM protein, with product MNPGAQNPVSPHVPLALHALHERSFADNRFVYPVLSRRSGGLSIGVNLNPDKVCNFDCIYCQVDRREQSETRFVAMPALLAELDAMLGLVAGGRIYETEKFRATPEPLRRLNDIAFSGDGEPTTYRNFDEIIAACAELKRRHGLDAVKMVLISNASMFHRPHVRRGLEILDANQGEIWAKLEWGTEAYYQLVERTPIPMRRILDNITAAARVRPLVIQSLFMRIQGEPPPAEEQAAYCERLQEIVAAGGHIKLVQIYTVARRPAEDFVAPLTDNEVDALVALVRERTQLPTAAFYGQEEGATGESGRGEG from the coding sequence ATGAATCCTGGTGCCCAGAATCCTGTTTCGCCGCATGTGCCGCTGGCGCTGCATGCGCTTCACGAACGCTCGTTCGCGGACAATCGGTTCGTATATCCGGTGCTGAGCCGGCGCAGCGGCGGGCTGTCGATCGGCGTGAACCTCAATCCCGACAAGGTGTGCAATTTCGATTGCATTTATTGCCAAGTCGATCGCCGCGAGCAGAGCGAAACGCGATTCGTGGCAATGCCGGCGCTCTTGGCCGAGCTCGATGCCATGCTCGGTCTGGTGGCCGGGGGGCGGATTTACGAGACCGAAAAATTCCGCGCTACGCCCGAGCCGCTCCGCCGCCTGAACGACATCGCATTCTCCGGCGACGGCGAACCGACGACCTATCGCAATTTCGACGAGATCATCGCCGCCTGCGCCGAGTTGAAGCGGCGGCACGGCCTTGATGCCGTAAAGATGGTGTTGATCAGCAACGCCAGCATGTTTCACCGCCCGCACGTCCGCCGCGGTCTCGAGATTCTCGACGCCAATCAGGGGGAAATTTGGGCCAAGCTCGAATGGGGCACCGAGGCCTATTATCAGCTTGTCGAGCGGACCCCGATTCCCATGCGCCGGATTTTGGATAATATCACGGCGGCGGCGCGAGTGCGGCCGCTTGTGATCCAATCGTTGTTCATGCGGATTCAAGGCGAGCCGCCACCGGCGGAGGAGCAAGCGGCATATTGCGAGCGATTGCAGGAAATCGTCGCCGCCGGAGGGCACATCAAGCTCGTGCAGATTTACACGGTGGCCCGCCGCCCCGCCGAGGATTTCGTTGCCCCCCTCACCGACAATGAAGTCGATGCCCTGGTCGCCCTGGTCCGCGAGCGAACCCAACTGCCCACCGCCGCCTTCTACGGCCAAGAGGAAGGGGCGACGGGCGAGTCAGGAAGGGGCGAGGGGTGA
- a CDS encoding LL-diaminopimelate aminotransferase, which yields MPDPYFQTRFADRIGGANYGKGTEIYKFEKIKRAKRKALADHPERQLVDFGIGENDEMAPESIRAVMSREINRPENRGYADNGIAAYKEAAARFMHRELGVELDPVTEVNHCIGSKPALAMIPAAFINPGDVTLMTVPGYPVAGTHTRYYGGEVHRLPLLAKNDFFPDLESIPADVLRRAKLLVLNYPNSPTGRVATREFYERVVQFALRNQIVVVQDAAHIMLTYEGKPVSFLSVPGAKEVGVEVHSMSKGFHMIGWRLGWVSGHERIVRAFADVKDNSDSGQFIAIQKAAAAALDDTTIPPQVRQKYRRRLEKLVATLSRCGFTCRMPGGTYFLYTPSPRGIVGGPRFESAEAVSQYLITEHSICTVPWDDAGSFLRFSVTYEAPDEAAEDRLMAETEVRLKQIRPEFG from the coding sequence ATGCCCGACCCCTACTTTCAAACCCGTTTCGCGGATCGCATCGGCGGCGCCAATTACGGCAAGGGAACCGAGATCTATAAGTTCGAGAAGATCAAACGGGCCAAGCGGAAGGCGCTGGCCGATCATCCGGAGCGGCAACTAGTGGATTTCGGTATCGGCGAAAACGACGAAATGGCCCCCGAGAGCATCCGGGCCGTCATGTCCCGCGAGATCAATCGCCCGGAGAATCGCGGCTACGCCGACAACGGGATCGCCGCCTACAAGGAGGCCGCGGCCCGATTCATGCATCGCGAATTGGGCGTCGAACTCGATCCGGTCACGGAAGTGAACCATTGCATCGGCTCGAAGCCGGCGCTGGCGATGATCCCGGCCGCGTTTATCAACCCCGGCGATGTGACGCTGATGACCGTGCCCGGCTATCCCGTCGCCGGCACGCACACGCGCTACTACGGCGGCGAAGTGCATCGATTGCCGCTGTTGGCCAAGAACGATTTCTTTCCCGATCTGGAATCGATCCCCGCCGACGTGCTGCGGCGCGCGAAACTCTTGGTGCTCAACTATCCGAATAGCCCGACCGGCCGGGTGGCCACGCGCGAATTTTACGAGCGCGTCGTTCAGTTCGCCCTGCGGAATCAAATCGTGGTCGTGCAAGACGCGGCCCACATCATGCTTACCTATGAAGGCAAGCCGGTCAGCTTTCTATCCGTGCCGGGGGCAAAAGAAGTCGGCGTCGAAGTGCATTCCATGTCGAAGGGTTTTCACATGATCGGCTGGCGATTGGGCTGGGTGAGTGGGCACGAGCGGATCGTGCGGGCCTTTGCCGACGTGAAAGACAACAGCGACTCGGGCCAATTCATCGCCATCCAAAAAGCCGCCGCCGCGGCGCTCGACGACACGACGATCCCGCCGCAGGTACGGCAGAAATATCGCCGGCGATTGGAAAAACTCGTGGCCACGCTGTCGCGCTGCGGCTTCACCTGCCGCATGCCGGGCGGTACATACTTTCTTTACACGCCCAGCCCTCGTGGCATCGTCGGCGGGCCACGGTTCGAGTCGGCCGAGGCTGTCAGCCAATATTTGATCACCGAGCATTCGATTTGCACGGTCCCCTGGGACGACGCCGGTTCGTTCCTGCGATTCTCCGTCACTTATGAAGCGCCCGACGAAGCGGCGGAAGATCGGTTGATGGCCGAAACCGAAGTGCGGCTGAAGCAAATCCGCCCCGAGTTCGGTTAG
- a CDS encoding VanZ family protein, which translates to MFPPIEPDLPPRRHVEPPRIIIVPDPPRSRFRRYFPVALVGLWMVVIFMASTGLGRPENSARILDPILQFFNVKNVGAVQIVFRKLGHVTEYSIFALLLSYLLLSRRALRQWWFAIALACIFLYACSDEFHQIFVPERHASMHDVMIDTTSGFVVLSLVAGLRRLFRQREI; encoded by the coding sequence ATGTTCCCACCGATCGAGCCCGACTTGCCGCCGCGAAGGCACGTCGAACCGCCGCGAATCATTATCGTTCCCGACCCGCCGCGCAGCCGGTTCCGCCGCTATTTTCCAGTTGCGCTGGTGGGACTGTGGATGGTCGTGATTTTCATGGCATCGACCGGCCTCGGCCGGCCGGAGAATAGCGCACGAATCCTCGATCCGATTCTGCAGTTCTTCAACGTCAAAAATGTCGGCGCCGTCCAGATTGTGTTTCGCAAGTTGGGGCACGTCACCGAGTATTCGATTTTCGCTTTGCTGCTTTCCTATTTATTGCTCAGCCGTCGGGCGCTGCGGCAATGGTGGTTCGCGATCGCGCTGGCTTGCATTTTCCTGTATGCCTGCTCGGATGAATTTCATCAGATCTTCGTGCCGGAGCGGCACGCATCGATGCACGACGTGATGATCGACACGACCAGCGGTTTCGTGGTATTGTCGCTCGTCGCAGGCCTCCGCCGCCTATTCCGGCAACGCGAGATCTAA
- the tmk gene encoding dTMP kinase has product MFYSFDGIDGGGKSTQLKLFCDWLTERGEQVVACRDPGSTPLGEAVRNLLLNRADLAIHRRSEMLLYMAARAQLVEEVIRPALAAGRTVVSDRFLLANVVYQGHAGGLDVEQLWRIGEATTAGIRPDLTFLLDMDPQAATNRIRRAPDRMESQGEEFRRRLRGGFLAEAARQPERIRRIDANRSIDEVQAEIRRATEENMR; this is encoded by the coding sequence ATGTTCTACTCCTTCGACGGCATCGATGGCGGCGGCAAATCGACACAGTTGAAGCTGTTTTGCGATTGGCTCACGGAGCGCGGCGAGCAAGTCGTCGCTTGCCGCGATCCGGGAAGCACGCCGCTCGGCGAGGCGGTGCGCAATCTGCTTTTGAACCGCGCCGATCTGGCGATCCATCGGCGCAGCGAGATGCTGCTGTATATGGCGGCCCGGGCGCAATTGGTCGAAGAGGTGATTCGCCCAGCACTGGCCGCGGGCAGGACCGTCGTCAGCGACCGATTTCTGTTGGCCAATGTGGTATATCAGGGACACGCCGGCGGCCTTGATGTCGAGCAGTTGTGGCGGATCGGCGAAGCGACCACGGCGGGCATCCGGCCCGATCTGACGTTTTTATTGGACATGGATCCGCAAGCCGCAACCAATCGCATCCGCCGCGCGCCCGATCGGATGGAATCGCAGGGCGAAGAGTTCCGCCGCCGGCTGCGAGGTGGTTTTTTGGCGGAAGCCGCGCGCCAGCCGGAACGAATCCGGCGAATCGACGCGAATCGGTCGATCGACGAAGTGCAAGCCGAGATTCGCCGCGCGACGGAAGAAAACATGCGTTGA